From the genome of Toxoplasma gondii ME49 chromosome XII, whole genome shotgun sequence:
CCTCCCACACGAGGTAGAATCCGCAAAGACATCTCGCCAGCAACCTGTGCCGTCGTTgcccgaagaagaagaacaacagaTCCCggctgagaaaaaagaacaagCGGTCGCTGAACGAATTGCATTCTTGTAGAGAGAACGCCGGAAATCCAGTTCTCTGACTTCGAGAGAaggccgaggagaagaagagacagaagaaaagcgagccAAGCCATggccgagaaagagaaggaagggagagagagatgcaggaGAGGTGCAGATGGAGAgttcaagagagaaacagcgatgcggaagcaaaaggagaaaggacggACTGACAGAAAAGGGGGAGGAATGGTGCAATGGAAAGCGCGGTGGTGACCGAGACGTACATCAacatgaagaggaagagagcgagagcacGGCAAGaagttcttttctttcttcgttctttgcTCGACTTTTAGAGGTTCTCTAAACGTGCCTGTATCCACCAAATCGCATGTATCTCTCTGtggtccttcttcccttgcTCTTTATCAACGAGGAAACGCCCTTTTCTTCGTGTAGCCTCTCTTCGGCACTCGTTTCTTTCactttcctgcctctctgaagaaatggtttctgctgtttctcttcctaAAGAGAAATGCGCTTCTCCTACTTctgcgcgttttttctccttctaCGAATCtcctcagcttctctcccttccctgtctcctctcttcggcCTCGTCAAGAGTTCCTCTCCGGCCTGCAGCACCTTGATCGCTTTccttgttctgtctctccagttcaTTCTCACCTTTCTGTACCCCCTTCTGAGAGAAGTCGTCTAAATGCTGTTCATCAGCGACTGTCACTCCCGATATGAGAGCACTGACGGTCCTGGCCGCTGCTGGCATGTTCTGTGAAGAGCAGAGTTCtgcccttttcttctcccgcctcctctcgcgacttcgttctcgcgctgcactctctcctcttccctacttctcccttctcctttgCCCGACCTCTCGAAGCTTTCTTTTGGCACTTCGAGTTCTTTTCTTACTCTGCATGCGGTGCGTTGCTCCTCTTCGTGAAGCTCGAGTTTGATAGTGCCAGTCTCGTCGCCAGCGAGAACTTCCGAAAAAGTTGTGACTTCGCCTGAGAGGACACAAACAGCGAAACACCGCTTGACTGTGTGCGTCTTCACCTTCGcaccgaggagagagaagccccCCACAGAGGAAATcaagcagcgaaagaaactgcggaagagggagagagaagtagGAGAAACAAATGCGCAgtgagagacacacagagagaagggagagaagagaggacgcaggaaagagagaagaaaagagagacgaaacgagagagatgactgggagagacagacagagaaaggtgaGGAAAGCAAAGGAGCAAAGCATCAAAGgtgagaggaaagaacgacGGTGGATCCGCGAGCTGCAAAGACCTCCGTGTGTCTCGAGGCTGCTCGTCGCGTTGGCGTCTTCTGAAAGAAAGAATCCCCAAAGAGCGCACCGGAGAATAACGTTCTGGAACTGAGGAGGATGGTGTGCAAGATTCTAACAACGCAGTTgacgcctctgtctccaggccTCAGGTCTGCAATTTtcacgaaggaagaaagagccTCCTCCCCAGCCGCAGACGCAGCATTTTCTCTCGGCTGGAAGTTCTTTGGCcacaaggagagaggaccagacgccgcagaaggaaacgctGGCTGAACAAACGacgaggcgacagaagacaaCGCAGGAGGAGggggacaagagagagaagaagagagagaagaagagagagaggaagagagagaagaagagagagaggaagacagagaagagaaagacgaggaggaagaagaaaaggacggggaggaagaagaaaaggacgaggaagaagaagaaaaggacgaggaggaagaagaaaaggacgaggaagaagccgggGCCATGGcgctgttttttctgctAGCCGGTTGGCGAGCAACAAGTGAGTAGAAgggtgtcttctctgcagtgagcttttgttttcttcgatCGTTCCGAACCAGGTTTTTtcgaaacaagaaaaagatcTTCTGTTCATGTTTTTTCGATGTTTCCTCAGCTGTCTGTCGAATCTCCCCCTATATATACGCCTCCAGCGCAATCGAAACGCGTCGATGTTTCAGAAACCGACGCAGTCGacgttcgtttccttctcatGAGGTTTCCACGCGTTTCCGCAGCCTGCAAGAACGGGAGCAGGTCTGCTTCGGCTGGACGCCCAACGGCCGGAAGATGCGCAGCTCCCCCCCGTGGATGGCGAACCGCATGAAAAATCTCTCacgcgtgtctcctctccgcgcCAGGCTCcactttcgcttttttcgacCTTGCCTCGCTGAGttgttcttcgcttttcctgtttcttcttcttgaaCGAAAAAGAGGGTGTGTGTCTTCACCTCCCGTCTTTCGAGGCTTATCCCCTCCTTGCCTGCAGAAGTCCTTTTTCGCCTGCAGGCTCCTTTTTTTGAGTCCTGGCGCGcgtctcgtgtctctctctcactgaCACAGCTAGATCGTCGCGAAgaccttctgcctcttcctctcgtccgTTCTGCGAGCAgatttctctcctttctcgcgctcAGCTACTTTTTAGAggttctttcgtctctctcctgtgaCCTCTCACTTTCCAAGTTCTCGGCCTCTCGACAGCTATCCAGACGAGCGAGCAGCGCGTCGGCATGTCTCGGTGAAGGGCGCTTGGGAGACGTTTGACTCTCGGCGTCGGCTTTTTCAAGCTCGGAAAAAAGAACGCAAGAGGAAAAAGTCTTCCGAACACTTGCGAGAAGACCAGAAGCTGTTCCTAAAAAACAGTTATTTCTGCGTCGTCGGAGAAGAGTGAGAGcagtgagagaagagagagaagagagataagaggagagagcgagaagaaggaattTTTCAGGGATTTCCAGTTTTTCAAAGACCGCGCCGTTCCGGTTTGTGGGGTCGACATCCTGGAGGTCTTTCTTCCGGTGTTGAGgcaggaaggaaggaaagtgagttttgtttcttgtcttcgACCTTCTTATTTGAAGAACGACGAGGACTAACTGCTTCTTCTATCTCGTCGGATTCTTTGGTGATCCCTCCTTTTTCAAAAGGATTTTCTTCACCAGAGTCGACGCTCCTGCGACAAGACGCCGCCCCAGTCTGCAtctcgctctttcctctccacctttTCTTTGTCACATCTTCTTTCATCTCaccgtctccgtctctctttcctcctttttccgcCGTACGATTGGAAACTTtcaaacagagaagcagccggGGAAAGCGATGACGCCGGGTGTAGCTACAAGGGACGCCAGCGCCGGAGGAGCGTTTCGCGACCTCTCCAAGGGTGAGTTTCATTGAAAAAACgatttcgtctctctccatatTTGTCTCTTCCGACTTTGCCCTGATACTCCTGGGCGGCCTCAcgcctctctgcttgttctgccttgctgtttctcctcttttttcgtctctttctcctttttgtctttctctctctgtatgcGTTCGTGTCTcattcttccctctcctttctccgcccccttctttctcgtctctttctgtcgagaTCTCTGCTTCGTGTCtagtttctccttctttattgtcgctcttcgcttGCTGGttgcctcgcgtctctttcgttcttgtctcactctcttctggattctctctcgttttcgaGGGTCCGATCATCTTTCGGTGTGCATTCCCCGAGATAGTCTGTCGTTTCACTTGaattcttgttctctctttctgcctttctttctgaACGCCCCTTCGCGCTCGCTCTCTTCACTCgagtttcttcgtcgtcgttcGTTTTATTTTTATTTTCAAATCTTTCTCCGTTTGCCGCAGGTGCAGTCCTTCAGTGCGTGGAAGCTGCTACGCTTGGCATGCCTTTTGAGGTTTGGAAAACGCGCATGGGCAGGTAGGTAGGGCCGATatgttttctcgttttctctccgtttcctgctcctccgtttctgctctcttttgtctcggCGTTCCCCAGAGTTCCGCCTCTTCGcatgtctttttcttctctagATTAACGACTGAGGCCAGCGCCGGGGAactcgcgttttctgcgttttcaggTATCGGAGTGAGTCGACCGTCGAGGCTTTCCAGCAAATTTACAGAGAAGGCGGTGTGCGAGCGTACTGGCGAGGCTTGGCGCCGAAGCTCGTGGAGTCCGCCTCGAAGGGGGCTGTGCTGCTCTACTCGAAAGTGAGGGGATCgccgcgaagaaaggaagaaggacgcatgaaggagaacaagcagagggtggagacagcagagaggaaagacgaactgacgagagaagcgtagaagagggaagagagaggccagacagaagaagcaagacaaagggggaagggaggaggagaggaagacagacagaggcgaagcgatgaagaggagagagatgacacgagaagagcgagaacgagagaaaagaggagagaagaaacgaaggaagtcgagagacagaagtcgagtaaggagacagcggagagaggagaatgGTCATGCATGATTGCTGTTTTCAGGAGTGTATTTTGACGTGGACGAGACGTCTGGGAGCGTCCGACACTCTCAGTGGATTCGCTGCAGGCGCTGGCGGAGGCATTTGTCAGACCGTCGTAATGGGGCCTTGTACCTACATCGTCACTGCTCTCGTCACGCAAGACAAATCGCGAGGCTTGAGCGTCTCGGACAAAGTTCGAGAAGTTCTGAAAACGAGCGGACTGAAGGTGACCACAAacgcgtctttcttctctccacacaaATTCACACTCCGCCTTCTGTTTTCACACTCAcccatatatacatatatatatatatatatataaatatacatagatatatatatatatatatgcatgtatgtaggTACACACTTTCATGTGTATCTGTGTCTGCATGGATATCCATGTATTGGCATGAACCTCCGCGCGTTAAAACAGGTGCAGGTACTCACAGTTACGTAGGAGGACCAATGTACTTGCAGACAAGTCGGCGCAAAGCCATAAGCAGGCCGGTTGTTCGGCGTCCTTGCTCACTGGTTTCGATTGCGAAACGACCGATAGATTGCACATGCACTCTCAGCGGCGACCACCTGCGGTCCCGTGAAGAGGctcggcttctgcgtttcaATTTGCGAACGTGGAGATGTTGTCTCTGCAAGCTCGCGGTAGCTTTTTGCGGCGCATCCTGTGTGTAGGGATTCTACTCCGGCGGAACTGCGGTCGCGTTCCGCCAAGCCACGAACTGGGCGTCTCGGCAAGGCTTCACCGAGTGGATTCGAACGAAAatgaagagaggagacgaagaagcgaaactcTCTAAATCACAAGAAGTAGTCGCGGGCATTGTCGTGAGTGCAGATGGAccagcagagaaagcgaaagaaatgGAGCAGGCGAGGATGAGTCTGGCTCTCGTCGCcaacagaggagacaaggcgCGGACAGATCTGAACGAGATTATGCATATGCGCATTCGCGTCTTTAAGTGGATTTGAATCTTCTATGTTATGTTATGTTATTCAAATACGTTTCATCGTTATTGATATTTCATTGGCATGTCGATAACATAAAGACTAAGAAACCACCGGGATGGGATGGAATTACTTTAAACACCGCATAGTTTGCTAGAAAATACCATTCAGGTACTAAATGCGTGTCTACTTGTATGTGCATGTCTTCATGCGTATCTCCACCTGTGGCTGgctgtacaaatatatatatatatataaatatatgcgGGTGTAAATCGTAGATTACATATCTGTGTGGAGTGGCGCCTAAAACATAGTTCGAGGCCGCCTGgagtcgtttcttctccagaggaGACGATGATGGGCAGACACTAGTgagttgtttttctctcccctcctgtTCATGCACAGATGGtgtcgtctgtttctctttttcggctGCATCTCTCGCGCTCATCCGATCGATGTCTGTGCTGATTCTTTTGTTGTgctttgtgtttcttctcctccatgCGCCTGTCAATCtccgttcctttcctcctgGGGTGTTGTGTCTGCAGTCTGTGTACCTTCTCTTGTCCTTTCGTTGCGCCGCTTCAgtgtcgctcttcttctgtctttcctctccactcccTTGCTCGCTAATGTCTCCGTTTgccctctgcgtctgctccaTCTCTGCTTTCGTCGGCTGCCTCTCCGGTGTATGTCCAGGGCGGCACACTGGCGACGTGGAATCAGCCGTTCGAGGTGGCGCGAATTCAGATGCAGTCTGCTGCGAAcgaagggaagcagagacagacccTTTTCGAGGTTCGTAAGAGTCAACAGCGGAGGGAAGAGGGAGATCCGTTCTTGGCGGTCGTCGCAGTGTCCGCGCGTCCccaggagcagcagagacgagaaatgCATCGAAGCGTCTCTCCCGTTCAGGGCGTCTCCACAGGAGATCACGCAGCAAGcaggaaagagcgagaagctcaggaaagggaagaaggtgaCGACTGAATTAGTGAGTGAGGTGCATCTTTGTTCTGCGAAAAACCGGGAGAGATTCGGAAAGCCGCTCGCGCTTCCATGCTTCAGAGAACTGTCTTGCTGTTGCCTTTCACAACGAAATCGAGCTCCACGGGCACTGCAGCTGTGTCGGGAGAACTGCTGTCGAATCGGGAGcgagttttctccttttctgttctGTTTTCGCCAGGTCTTCAGGACCATCTCAGCTGAGGAAGGAGTGCGGGGGCTCTTCAAAGGCGTCGTTCCTCGCATAGGTTTGGGGATATGGCAAACCTTGTTCATGGTGACAGGAGCAAAACTTCTGAAGGAGTCTCTGAACTGGTAGCGAACTGTCGACGAAGTCCCCAACCTATATAAACACactcatatatatgtatatattacatatatatatatatgtatatatatactgaCATATATATTGGTATGCATATATCTTTATGTGGCGTTAAGTGCATATGAATGTACCTGCATGTCtttggatgcatgcagacccaCACCTGTTTCGGCAGAAGATCCAAGAGGATCGAGTGTGACTGTTGCTCGGGTGTGGAGTGTATTTGCGAGTGGAGTTTTaccctctctcgctttgaGAAtggaagagacaccggcaAATCACGTTCAGGAAACGTACATGGAGAGCGAACAGCGTCTCCATGTGCTCGGGGCTGCTGCTCTGAGACGCGTAGAGCTGTTGCTGTTTTATCCATTTTGGCCTCCTTTGTCGGGGGATCTGCGGTGCGGAGGCTTCGCTGTGTGCGTGGATCCGCTCGAGAAAACCGTGGACGGCTTGCCTCTGAGATCCTTCCTTCCACTCGGATCTGCATCGAACGAAGTTCGCAGTCCTCATGTGGTGAACTACCGTGCTGGGAACGCGTCGAGAGATGCTGCAAGTTTCCTGCTTTCAGGTTGCCAGTTGCAGAGTCATCTCGCGTCAGGGATGCTCGAAAAACTCGTTTCACAGTCAAGCGATGCATACCCCGGCGTAACGTCCTCAACAATTCGAGGTTCCAAATGGACGCCGGGAGTCAATGATATCTTTGttatataaacatatatgcatatatatatatatatgtgcctatgtgtatatatatctatatatatatatatatatatatgtatgtgtatatgtatgtatagacgATTTGAGTTCTTGTTATCGGTAGGTGTATTCCACAAGCATATAATGTTGAATTACTGGGTCTTGGTTTCAATTTTTCCGAGAAACAGGC
Proteins encoded in this window:
- a CDS encoding MC family transporter, putative (encoded by transcript TGME49_249702), yielding MTPGVATRDASAGGAFRDLSKGAVLQCVEAATLGMPFEVWKTRMGRYRSESTVEAFQQIYREGGVRAYWRGLAPKLVESASKGAVLLYSKECILTWTRRLGASDTLSGFAAGAGGGICQTVVMGPCTYIVTALVTQDKSRGLSVSDKVREVLKTSGLKGFYSGGTAVAFRQATNWASRQGFTEWIRTKMKRGDEEAKLSKSQEVVAGIVGGTLATWNQPFEVARIQMQSAANEGKQRQTLFEVFRTISAEEGVRGLFKGVVPRIGLGIWQTLFMVTGAKLLKESLNW
- a CDS encoding hypothetical protein (encoded by transcript TGME49_249698~Signal peptide predicted by SignalP 2.0 HMM (probability 0.999) with cleavage site probability 0.540 at residue 69), translated to MAPASSSSFSSSSSSFSSSSSSFSSSSPSFSSSSSSFSSLSSSLSSSLSSSLSSSLSSSLSCPPPPALSSVASSFVQPAFPSAASGPLSLWPKNFQPRENAASAAGEEALSSFVKIADLRPGDRGVNCVVRILHTILLSSRTLFSGEVTTFSEVLAGDETGTIKLELHEEEQRTACRRRKQTAERTEQKSLSGEFGTLHRLLQTESRGTEEKQEISEEVNENLKEEARQETRQAQICVRPTGEIPTAS